In Anaerolineales bacterium, the sequence CCGTCCCAATCCCAGCCGCGCCAGTGGACGCGCTCGCGCACTTGCTCCAGCGCATGCTGTGCCTGTTCGCTGGCCGGGTCGAGGCCCATGGCGTGCAGCAGGGTCAGCACATGCATGGTGGAATTCCAGCCCTGGTTCCAGGCCTCGCCGGCCCAAGCCCCGTCCTCACCTTGCAGGGCCAACAGCTGCGCGCCGAAGCCCTCGCCGGCTACCCGGGCGCGCTCGGCAGCCACCTGCTCTGCCGGCGCACCGACCAGGTCTTGCATCACCTGCCAACGCAGCGAGGGGTCGGAATCCAGCAGCCATTCGAGAACGGTGCTGCTGGGCTTTGTGGGTTTGAGCGTCATTGGATGCCTCCGTCTCAGATGAGCATCAGCCAACCGCCCTCTCGCCCTCGGCGTTCAGCGCGGCAATGCGGGCGGCCAGGTCTGCGGTCAGCAGGTCGCCGTCCAGCCGCCAGGCCCAGTTGCCCAACGAGGTACCGGGAAGGTTGAAGCGGGCTTCAGTGCCAAATTCCAGAAAATCCTGAATGGGGGCCACTGTCAAAGCAGCGGGGGAGGCCCACAGACTGTGCAGCATATCCCAGGCAACATGGATGCCGTTGCTGTTGAGGTATTCCAGGCAAAACCTGCGTTCGCTCTCCGGCGCCTTGGCAAACCAGCCTACCACCGTGTCATTGTCGTGGGTACCTGTATAGGCGACGCAGTTGACCGGGTAGTTGTGCGGCAGGAAGATGTGGTCCATGTCGGTGTCAAAAGCGAACTGGAAGACGCGCATCCCAGGTAAATGGAAACGATCGCGCAAGCTGGTGACGATCGGCTCGCCTTCGCCCCCCAGGTCTTCCGCGATCAAGGGCAGATTGCCCAGCCGTTCGCGCACGGTCTCAAAGAAATCGGCTCCCGGCCCGAACTCCCAGGTCCCATGCACGGCTGTGGGTTCATCGGCCGGGATGGCGTAATAGTTGGCAAAGCCGCGGAAGTGGTCCAAGCGCAGCACGTCCACCAAGCTTAATACCGCTTGCAGGCGGGCCAGCCACCAGGCATAGCCCTGCTGTTTGTGTGTCTCCCAGCGGTAGAGCGGGTTACCCCAGCGCTGGCCGGTCTCTGAAAACATGTCTGGCGGCACCCCGGCCACGCGCAGCGGCTTGCCGGCTTCATCGATCTCGAAGAGTTCACGCGCCGCCCACACATCCGCACTGTCTTCGGAGACATAAATCGGCAAATCGCCAATGATGCCGATGCCCAGTTCGCCAGCGCGGGCGCGCAGTGCGCTCCACTGGCGGAAGAAGAGGAACTGCTCAAAGGCGTAGAACGAAATTGTGGCGGCATGGATCTGGCGGGCCTCCGCCAGGGCTTCAGGCCGGCGGTCTCGCACCCCAGCCGGCCAGGCAGACCAGGGCAACTCAGCCTCCTGGTCTTTGAGCGCCATGAACAAGGTGTAGTTATCCAACCAGCCAGACTGTTCCTGACGGAAGGCATCAAAATCCGCTTGCAGCTGCGCGTGGTCCTTCAAACGCAAGTAGGCAACCTGGAACAAACTGCGCTTCCAGTAATGCACCAACTGGTAATTGACCCGCTCGCCGGAGAAACTGGGCGCACTTTGCCAATGGGCCTCATCCAGCAGGCCATCTTGCACCAGCAGTTCTGGGCTGATCAGGTCGGGGTTACCGGCAAAAGAAGAATAGGACGCATAAGGCGAATCGCCGTAACCGGTAGGCCCCAGCGGCAGCACCTGCCACCAACGCGTGCGCGTGGCAGCCAC encodes:
- the malQ gene encoding 4-alpha-glucanotransferase, producing MLFTRESGILLPVSALPGRFGIGDLGPGAQAWLDFVAATRTRWWQVLPLGPTGYGDSPYASYSSFAGNPDLISPELLVQDGLLDEAHWQSAPSFSGERVNYQLVHYWKRSLFQVAYLRLKDHAQLQADFDAFRQEQSGWLDNYTLFMALKDQEAELPWSAWPAGVRDRRPEALAEARQIHAATISFYAFEQFLFFRQWSALRARAGELGIGIIGDLPIYVSEDSADVWAARELFEIDEAGKPLRVAGVPPDMFSETGQRWGNPLYRWETHKQQGYAWWLARLQAVLSLVDVLRLDHFRGFANYYAIPADEPTAVHGTWEFGPGADFFETVRERLGNLPLIAEDLGGEGEPIVTSLRDRFHLPGMRVFQFAFDTDMDHIFLPHNYPVNCVAYTGTHDNDTVVGWFAKAPESERRFCLEYLNSNGIHVAWDMLHSLWASPAALTVAPIQDFLEFGTEARFNLPGTSLGNWAWRLDGDLLTADLAARIAALNAEGERAVG